From the genome of uncultured Methanobacterium sp.:
AGAAGACGTGACATCAGAAGAAGTAGGTGAACACGATGTGATTGTGGCATCACGTTCTCTGAATGGTGTGGCCAATATTCAGGAAGAGCTTGAGAAAATCAACAAAATTGCTCAAAAATATGTTTTCATCACTCTCTGGGGTGTTGATAATCGTAAATTTGAAAGGGAAATGGCTGAACTATTGGGCAGAGAATCACACAGTCATCCGGATTATATTTATGTTTATAATATTCTCCACCAGATGGGCATCTACGCCAATGTGGAGATGTTAGAATGTAACACTCGTAATTATTATTCCACTTTAGAAGAAGCTCTGGACCGACTTAGATGGAGAATCGGAGATTTAAATGAGGATGAAGAATCAATTTTAAGAGAATATCTCGAAAAAGCCATGATTAAAAACCCTGACGGAACCATTGCTTTCGCCAATGGAAAAGCAGATTGGGTTTTAATCTGGTGGAAGAAAGATAATGCAAACTAGAAGATTATAGTTTGATTAAAGGTGAATATTATGGAACCTAACAATAAAAAGATTTTAATTGCAGCTATTGTCATTGTGGCAGTGGTAGCAGTGGTCGCCGGTTACCTGAGTTACAGTGGAAACAATGTTCTCAATGGCACTACTCAAATAACAGATATGGCCGGGAGAACTGTTCAGATCCCAACCCAGATAAATACAGTGCTGGCTACATCTCCTCCCAGCACAAACCTGGTTTATATGCTGGCCCCAGACAAACTCGGTGGTTGGAATTCCAACCTGACCGCAGAACAGAAAAAATACACCCCTGAAAAATACCAGAACCTGTCAGTGGTGGGTGGATGGTACAGTACCTTCCAGGGAAATCCTGAAAATTTCTTAACCCAGAAACCTGACGTAGTAATATTCGATAAGGCCAATTTAGGAAACGGTACTCCAAGTATAGACAATATGCAGCAGATGATGGGAAGTATTCCAGTAGTGGCCATGCAAAGTTCCATTAACGCAACCAACTACGCCCCATCAATTCAGTTTATGGGGAAACTTCTCGGTGCAGAGAGTAGTTCAAACAAGTTAATCGCATTCTATGATAAATCTTTGAAAACAGTGAATAATACAGTTTCAACCATCCCCCAGGATCAGAAGGTTAGAGTGTACTATGCTGAAGGTGCAGCAGGACTACAAACAGATCCAGAAGGTTCACCACACTCACAACTAATTAGCATCTGTGGAGGAGTCAACGTTGCCAATGTGCCCATCAAAGAGGGCAATGGAATGTCAAACGTTAACCTGGAGCAGGTCCTCCAGTGGAACCCTGATTTGATAATTACCAACAACCCCCAGTTCTTCAAGAATATCTACACTAACTCATCCTGGCAGAATGTAAAGGCAGTGCAAGATAAGAAAGTTTATCTGGCCCCAACAGCTCCCCAGGGATGGTTTGACAGACCTCCAGGTGTTAACACTATCATAGGAATACCATGGACCGCTAAAGTACTCTACCCAGATAAATTCACCAGTTTTAACATGACCAGTCTAACAAAAGAATTCTATCAAGACTTCTACCATGTTACACTGACCGACGACGACGTGAAAGTAATAATGAACAATCAAACTATCTAAAACTAGTGAAATTGGATGCAATGAGTAAAAAAAACATTGCATCCTTAACATTTTTTATTTTCTGAATAAATCTGAATTTTCAAAAGAAAGGGAAATACATGAATTTAAAAATCATTAAAAGCCTTCCAACAATGGCCATTGTACTAATTTCGCTTATAATTCTATTTATAATATCTTTTTTAATAGGTAGATATCCTTTATCACCATCAGAAGTTTTAATAGCATTAGTGACAGGTCTTTTTCATATTAAAACCAATTTATCTCCAACCATATATACCGTGGTCTGGGATATAAGGATGCCCAGAATAGCCGCTGCCATGATAGTTGGCGCTGCATTATCCATTTCAGGAGCTTCTTTCCAGGGAATATTTAGAAACCCCTTAGTTTCCCCTGATATTCTGGGCGTTTCAGCGGGTGCTGGTTTCGGAGCAGCACTCGCTATTTTGATAGGTTCATCACCCATAGTCATCCAAATAATGGCCTTTTTAACAGGTTTAGTTGCTGTCAGCTTGACATATTTTCTAAGTAAAAGTTTCAAAGGTAATGCCACCCTAATAATGGTTTTGGGTGGGATAGCCATTGGTGCTTTATTTTCAGCATTAACCTCTTGCATCAAATACGTTGCAGACCCCTACAGCAAGTTACCAGAGATTATATTCTGGCTTATGGGCAGTCTGGCAACAATTAACCGGCAAAACGTGGTTATGATAATTATTCCCATCATAATAGGCTTCAGTGTTTTATTAATGATTAGATGGAGGATCAACCTTCTTTCCATGGGTGATGAAGAAGCAAGGACTCTTGGGGTTGACACCGAAAGATTAAGAATTATAGTAATCCTATGCTGTACATTACTCACGGCAGCTGCCGTTAGTATCAGTGGTATAATTGGATGGGTTGGTCTGGTAATACCACATATAGCCCGAATATTCATAGGACCTGACCATAAGGAATTAATACCTTTCAGTATCATACTAGGAGCGGTTTTCCTACTTTCAGTGGATGATATATGCAGAACTGTTGCACCAGTTGAAATTCCTCTGGGAATAGTGACTGCCATTATTGGAGCTCCTTTCTTCATTTATTTATTAAAAAGAGGCTACGAGGGTTGGACATGAATGGAATAATGGAAATGGAAAACGCATCATTCTCTTACAGTGGAAAAGAAAAAATATTTCAGGATATTAATCTCTCCATAAATAAAGGAGAGGTTCTATGCATTTTAGGACCAAACGGGACCGGTAAAACAACTTTAATAAAGTGCTTAAACTGTCTTTTGAAATTAAACACCGGTAACATCTTCCTGTCAGGCGAAGACATTTATTCATTTAACAAAACAGATCTCGCCCGTCAAATTGGTTACATACCTCAGGGGCATAATCCTGTTTTCCCCTTCACGGTTTTAGATGTAGTAGTAATGGGTCGAGCCCCCCATTTGAGTTCCATGTCTTCACCATCACAAAATGACTATCTGATCGCTCAAGAATCTCTGAAAAAGTTGAATATGGATCATATGATGCACAACCCATACACAGAATTAAGTGGTGGAGAAAAACAGCTGGTATTTTTCGCACGAGTACTCGCTCAGAAACCTGACATTTTACTTTTAGATGAACCTACATCTCATTTGGACTTCGGGAATCAAATGAGAACACTTAAGATCATTAATAAAATGGCCAACGGAGGTTTTACTGTGGTTATGACCTCTCATTTCCCCGATCATGCCTTTATATCTGCAGATAAAGTGGCAATAATGAAAGACTGCCATATAATCGATTATGGAACCCCTGAAGAAGTTATCACTGAAGAAAACTTAGAAAGGGCCTATAATATTGGAGTGAAAATAATGGATTTGGATCATGGAAGAAAAATCTGCATTCCAGAAGTTTAATTAATTTCTGTTAGTATGAACTCGTTATAAAAAAGGAGGTAAATTATGGATGATATAACACCCTATCTGGATAAAGGAAGAGAATTTCATGGTGAAGTGTGCCCAGGAATAGTTATGGGGACAAGGATTGCCCTGGCTGGTATGAGAGAGCTGGGAATGAACCCAGATGAGAGAAATCGTGACTTGATAGTCTATGTGGAAATAGATCGTTGCATGGCGGACGCAGTTCAAGCTGTGACCGGCATCAGCATGGGCCACAGAACCCTTAAATACAAGGATTACGGTAAATTTGCCGCCACATTCCTGGATTTATCCACTGGAAAGGCAGTGCGAGTTTCTGCTGTGGAATCACAAGGACCACCAGTCCCCCAAAACTCTGATAAAGAATCAGCCGAAGAACCTGCTAAACAAGATATGAAAGGAATGGTAGGAAAACTTACCAAAGTCCCAGAGGAAGAACTTCTCTTAATTGAGGAAGTTAAAGTTGATATTGGTGAGCATGATATTCCTGGCTTCCCTAAATTTAGAGCATACTGCGAAAAGTGTGGGGACAGAGTTTTAGACCGTAGAGAAGTAATAGTTGATGGAAGAACACTGTGTAAAGCCTGTGCAGAAGGTTATTACTATCAAAAAATATAAAGTGAGCAAATGAAACTAGTAAATGAATTATTGGAAGCGGCAAGTGAAAATGATTCCCCTGTCACGGATGTAAGGGTTGGAGTGTCCTGGACAGGAGTCCATGGAAAATATGGTGGGGTTTCCAAGACCTACGGGATCCCTGTGGTCCACGGCAATTACACCAGAGACATGGGCGATTTAACCAATAAAACTACCATGGAACTGGCAGAGTATGTTAAATCCTGGAATCTGGTGGAAGCCAGTATTGGTGTGGCTGCCCTGAATTCCATGATGAAACCCCGTGGTAAAAAGGACATTAATGCCCAGGATCTCATCATCGAAGAAAGTCATAACAAGAAGGTTACCATGGTGGGTAAGTTCCCCAAGATCGATGCGATAAGATCTGTAGCTAAGGAGTTTTGGGTCCTAGAATCTGATCAAACCCTCCTCAACCCCCGGGAGGGCATAATCACCGAGGCTGCTGCAGAATATGTGTTCCCTGGAAGTGATATAATTATTATAACCGGTTCCACCCTGATAAACAAGGGACTGGAGCGTTACCTTAACCTGGCTAAACAGGAAGATGCATATACTATCATTCTGGGGCCAAGTACCACTATGAGTGACGTGCTTTTCGATTATGGTGCTGACATGCTGGCAGGAGTTGAACTATTAGACCCTGAAGCCATTCTCAGGAAAATCAGCCAGAGTGGAGGTATGATCAACACCCGAGTCTGCAAGGGTGAAATAGGGTTCAGAGTGCTGGAGGGTTAGTTAAAAATACAACCGGATTGTCAGAAAGTTATTGGAATTTAGAAGGTTACTTGAATGTTAAAGGACTCACAATCAATTGATTCCCTGTTAATGGATGGGGCCCATGCATCCACATATCCCTTGATAGCCAATCAGATCATTGGAAAATTTAAAATAAAAAAAGGAGTAGGTATCGATGTGGGTGCAGGTCCTGCATCCCTTTCAATAGCCCTTGCGAAAATAACAGAGTTGGACATCTATTCAATGGACATATCTTCGAAAATGTTAGAAATTGCACAAGAATCCTTTGAAAAAGAAGGTCTTGAAAAAAGGATTAAAACTGTATTAGGAGATGTCCATCAGATGCCCTTCCCGGATGAATTTGCTGATCTTGTATTCAGCAGAGGATCCATGTTTTTCTGGAAAGACCTGACCACTGCCTTCAGGGAAATATATCGGGTTTTAAAGCCAGGTGGCGCAGGTTATGTGGGTGGAGGATTTGGAAGCGCTACAGTGCGAAAAAAGGTTAAAAATCAGTTTAAAGGTAAGGGTAGTGAATATTATAAAAGTCCTCCAAAAATACATTTAGATTCACTTGAAATAGCAGTGTTTGAAGCCGGAATAACGAATTACATCTTAATTAATGATGATTCCGGATTGTGGGTTTTATTTAAAAAAAAACTGGATAAATGTAATAATACCAAATAAATAGTATAAACCCTTAAATGATTGGATGGGAGCCAAATGAATGGAAAAATTTTAATAGGACTGATATTAGTTTTAGTTATAGTGGGAATTATTCTAATAGCCATTTAGATGCCATATATAATCACTTTAATAATAAATAAATAAATAAATAAATAGGCTTTATAGAAACCCTTTTTTTAGTTGATTTGTGTTGTTCTGTAGATGTTGTATATTGTGTTTTTGAGTTTGGTTTCTTTGTTTGATAGTTGTGTGCTTCGGCTGTGGTTTGTGCCGTTGAATTTTCTTTTTATTGTTGAAAATATGCTTTCTATGTTGTTTCTTTTTGTGTATATTTTGTTTCGGAATATTGTTGGGCTTTTTAGTCTGTATTGTCCTTTTTTTGCTCTGTTTTTGAGTGGTATTTGGTCAAATGCTTTGAGTTCTTCATTTATGCATTTTCTTATTGGTTCTGTGTCATATGCTTTGTCTGCTACTATGTAATCTGGTTTATATTTTTTGATTTGTCTTAATGCGGGTTTTGCAAATTGTGTATCATATTTTGGTCCGCGCGAAGTTTGATAATATAAAATAAGGCGTGTTTTTACGTCTATTGTTAAATGGTTTTTTATGTAGCTTTTTCTTTCTTTTTGCCGTATTTTTGCATAATATTTGTCTGCATAATCATTAGTAAAACCAGAGCCGTCCAATGCTATTATATCTGCTTTAATATCGTTTAATAATAGTATTAATTGGTTAATTTCTCTAATTTGTTCTGAAGGTAATCGTTTAAAGAATTTTTGGATCGTTGTAAAGTGCGGAACCTTTTTTATTCTCAAATATCTCTTAATTACGTCCGATACATCAATAACATCAGTGATTTCACGATATGTTGATTTTGTGTAAATTTTCATTGCTAATATCGTGAATAAAGTATGTTGTGAATATAAATGGTTTGAAAAGGCATTAGAATACTTGTTTATCGCTATTTTAACATAATAGTATGTCCTTTCAATGAATTCCACCAGTTTATTTTCTTTAAATTTGCTATTCTTGTTTAAAAATCTTTTTAAACATTGAATATTAGAATTTTTAAAACCAAAATCCGAAAGATTTAACTGCTTTGAAACCCCAATATGAACAGGGGAATAATAGATTTCGCGAATCATAATAATATTATTCCCCTTTCTAATTATAAATACTTTAACAACCTGTTTTAAAAATATGCAAGTGTAATTTCAAGTGAAAACAGGAAAACACAACTTAAAACTTACAAATTTTTTTTTATTACAAAAAAAACCTGTCTTCAAATAAAAAAAATTAGGGTTTCTACAAAGCCAATAAATAAATAAAACTCTTAAATTACTCCCAGAATTCTTAATAAATATCATCAAATTACCCGGTGACCCTGAAACTATTCACCATCATATCAAAGTTGTTTTTTTGACCATCAAAGGCCGACACAGATCCACCTAAAATTATACAGTAAACCTTGTCATTCTTATCTAAAATCACCATGCGTTCCTTTTTATTTGTACTTGAGTTTGTTATGTAAATAACATCATGTGCTTGTCTTCCATCCACAGTTATAAGATTATCCGATAGCATAGTAGCTCCCCAATCTTTCTTGAGATCAGCCTTACTTGCCTCAACAATCTCCTCCAGTGTGCCACTTTTGTTGGTTTTTTGGACTAATACTATAATATTTCCCGTTTGAGCACTATTAGGATCACCACAACATTAGATTTCGTACTTTCATTGCATCATCTACCGTCCCGGAGTAAAAATAGTCCATGTACAGGGTTAGTTGACATGAACTCTATTAATTGTAATTGTGAGGAGTTATTGCGGTGTAAATAGATAATAAAGATATGACAATTACAAATATAAAAAGAGAATATAATACCATTTCATAGTTTTACCCTCCTTAATAATGAACGTTACTGGGCTGGATCAAATTCAATATGCCGTATTAAAACATAATACTTAACTCTTTTGAAATAGATTCAAACCCTTCAAATTATGTGCATTTACATGTCGATTTTTAATTATTTCTATATGTGTGTGATCATCTCTGAGTTCCAGACAACAAAAGAACATTTCCAATATAAAAAACTAACCATCATTAGAAATTATTACTAATTTAACCTATCAAAACTACCAAAAAGGTACTATTAAATTATTTAAACAAAACAATCATACTAAACCCCCTCAAAAGGACCTCTAACAGTATTTTATGAATCAATAAATAATCAAACCGCAAAAAACCCGATACATCATATAATATAGAAATGTATATATTTACATCTCGTTATAGTGTAATTTAAAATGAACTGGAGGAGATTAAAAATGTCAAGTGATACTGGATTATTCCCATCTAATGGTCATCGAATACAGGGAAGATCAACCGAATCATTCCTGGACGCTCGTGATGTAATTTCACGGCTTGATCTTAAAGGAAATGAGGTTTTTATGGATGCTGGTTGTGGTGATGGTCACGTTGCCATGATAGCCCATGATATGATGGATGATGATGCAACCATCTATGCCCTGGATGTTTACCCCCCATCAATTGAGGATATGAAAAAGGATGTGGAAGAACAGGGAATAAGCAATATAATAGCAATTCAATCAGACGTAACTGAAAAAATCGCTCTTGATGGTGATACCGTGGATATTTGTCTCATGGTTAATGTTTTCCACCACTTCGTAGCCCATAAAAAAGCGGATGATGCTATAAACGAGCTAAAAAAAGTTATAAAACCCGGCGGCAAAATTACAGTCATGGATTACAAGAAAATGGACACTGGATATGGTCCACCAGTTAAATTCAAAAGTAGTCCAGAAGAGATGGAGGAAATGTTCAAAAAACATAACCTTGAAATGGTTAAACTGGATACCGAAGCAGGTGAAGTCCTGGACGACGGAACCATGTCCCATTATCTTATAACATTCCAAAAATAAGTAAATGAACATCTAAATGTTGTTTTTTTACTTTTTTAATCTTTTTTAATTACTTTTTTATGAAATACCCAAAAGTTTGTTTCATGAATAATCCTCCAATAAGAATATCCTCTCATAATTATGCCCAATTAATAATATATCTTACTAATTATCTTCCAATAAAAATATCCATTACTAATTATACCTCACTAATAATATCAGGGATAATAACTTTAAAACAAATATATTTAAAAAAAAGTTAAATTTTAAAAAAAATCCTGTTTGGGGTCCCGTTATAACAGTTGATAATATGACTTTTCAAAGCAAGAAATACAGTAAGTTTTTCCACCTTTTAAGTGGTGTTTACCATCCATAACCACCTCCCCGCATTCAGCGCACCTGGCTATTTCCAGTGGTTTGCCCGGGAGATCATTAGGATCTATTTTAACTGAAACCTTTTGGACCATGAATAATTCATCTCCAGGAGTTCTGGCTATTCTTACGGTTAATTCTTCTATGGTTTCCTCATTTTCTACTTCAGAACCAATATCAGTATCTTTATTATTGGCATCTATATCCATAACCCGTACTGCTTCACCAGTGTCAATGTTAACAAAGGTAGCTGCAAATTTACCGTATCCCATTGGTTTAAGTGATTTTTTACCAAGAGAGGTTTTGGTAACCGACTGTATGGCATCACAGATACACCGGTCAATCTCTGTAAAGACGATTAATCGTTTATCTTTCTTACCAGGTGTCATTCCCATGCTTTCCATGCCGTGTATAGCTAATTTGGTCCCCATAACTATTCCACCACATATATCACCGTGAAATTCACCCGCTTTTTTTAATAATTCCATGTAATCACTCATATTATCACCATTTTGTTTTAAAAACCACATCTTAGTTCTAAATTTTACCATAAAGATAGATTTTTATCATGAAAATGTTTTATTGAATTTATAAACTGTTTAAACTTTAATTTAACTTTTAATTCCTGTTTAATTGTTTTAATAACCATTATCTACTGTGAAATCCCTATTCAATTGTATTCATTGGAACACATATTCTACGATTATTTCCCATATCCACTATTTCCACATGGATTCCATAGGCTTTTTCCATGTTTTCCTGATTTATAACTTCATCTGGTTTTCCAACGGCCATGAAGTTTTTGTCTTTCATTATGGCCACTTTATTGGAGGATATGAATGCATGATCCGGGAAGTGGGAGGTCATGATAACTGAAAGCCCGTCATCAGCCAATGTTGATATGATGTCCAATGTTTTCAACTGATTGCCAAAATCAAGATGGGAGGTTGGTTCATCCAGGACTAATATACTAGGTTCCTGGGCTATGACCCTGGCAAAAAAAACCAGTTGCTGTTCTCCACCACTTAAAGTAGTGTATGGTTTATCCCGTAAATCAGAAAGTCCGAATTTTTTCAGGGCATTTTCAGCAATTATGTAGTCTTTTTCTCCCAGTGATTCAAAAAAATCAAGGTGAGGAGTTCTGCCCATTAGAACCACGTCAAAAACAGTGAATGCAAAGGTGGGAACATGGCCCTGGGGAATGTAACCAATGTTTCGGGCTATTTCTCTTTGATCTATTCTTTTTATGTCTTTACCCTTGATGTACACTGTTCCCTGGTCAAGTTGGTGGATTTTGTTCAAACACTTTATCAGTGTTGTTTTACCACAACCATTGGGCCCCAGTATACAAAGCACATCCCCTTTAGCAACCGTTAGATTTACATCCTCGAATATGTTCTCTGTATCTTCATAAGAAAATGCAGCATCCTTAATTTCCAGTATACTCAACACTTCACCTCCATTTAGTTCAATTCTCAACCAGTTATCATAGTACCAGTCATGCCCATTTTAATCCTTAAACCCGTTTTAAAGGAATATTGACAGTCTTTTTACTTCATGCACTATGCCCATTTACCATACCCCCTCCTTAACAGGTATAAGAAGAATGGTGCTCCAATTATGGCTGTTAAAATCCCTATGGGGACTTCGGTGATGAGTATTGTCCGGGAGATATTATCCACCAGTAAGAGGAAGGATGCTCCCATGCATATGGTGGCAGGTAAAAGGTTTTTATGGTCCGGCCCAACCAGTATACGGCTGATGTGAGGTATGATCAGACCCACCCATCCAATTATTCCACTGATGGACACAGCAGCAGCTGTTATCATGGTGCAGCAGCATATAATTATGAATCGTAGTTTTTGAGTTTCTATTCCCATTGATTTAGCTTCCTCATCACCCATAGCTAAAATGTTCAACCTCCATCGCAGGACCAGTAGTATGCTTATTCCCAGGATTATAGGAATTGATGCTATTAAAACCTCATTGTTATTGGCTGCAGAAACACTTCCCATCAGCCAGTACACGATCTGGGGTAACTTTTCAAAGGGGTCTGCCATGTATTTACAGAGGGAGATCAATGCCCCGAATAGTGATCCAATGGCCATACCACTTAAGACCATAACCAGGATCTGTGAGCTTTTAATGGAACGTCCGATAACATAGGTAAGAGTAACTGCTACCATTCCCCAGATGAATGCTGATAGTTGGGTGATGAGGGGCATGCCTACGGTTAATATTGCTACTGCTGCTCCAAATCCTGCACCTGCAGATACACCCAGTATATCCGGTGAAACCAGCGGATTTTTAAATGTACCCTGGAATGCAGCTCCTGCTACAGATAATGCAGCTCCCACCAGAAGAGCAGCCATTA
Proteins encoded in this window:
- a CDS encoding DUF364 domain-containing protein is translated as MKLVNELLEAASENDSPVTDVRVGVSWTGVHGKYGGVSKTYGIPVVHGNYTRDMGDLTNKTTMELAEYVKSWNLVEASIGVAALNSMMKPRGKKDINAQDLIIEESHNKKVTMVGKFPKIDAIRSVAKEFWVLESDQTLLNPREGIITEAAAEYVFPGSDIIIITGSTLINKGLERYLNLAKQEDAYTIILGPSTTMSDVLFDYGADMLAGVELLDPEAILRKISQSGGMINTRVCKGEIGFRVLEG
- a CDS encoding FmdE family protein gives rise to the protein MSDYMELLKKAGEFHGDICGGIVMGTKLAIHGMESMGMTPGKKDKRLIVFTEIDRCICDAIQSVTKTSLGKKSLKPMGYGKFAATFVNIDTGEAVRVMDIDANNKDTDIGSEVENEETIEELTVRIARTPGDELFMVQKVSVKIDPNDLPGKPLEIARCAECGEVVMDGKHHLKGGKTYCISCFEKSYYQLL
- a CDS encoding transposase: MIREIYYSPVHIGVSKQLNLSDFGFKNSNIQCLKRFLNKNSKFKENKLVEFIERTYYYVKIAINKYSNAFSNHLYSQHTLFTILAMKIYTKSTYREITDVIDVSDVIKRYLRIKKVPHFTTIQKFFKRLPSEQIREINQLILLLNDIKADIIALDGSGFTNDYADKYYAKIRQKERKSYIKNHLTIDVKTRLILYYQTSRGPKYDTQFAKPALRQIKKYKPDYIVADKAYDTEPIRKCINEELKAFDQIPLKNRAKKGQYRLKSPTIFRNKIYTKRNNIESIFSTIKRKFNGTNHSRSTQLSNKETKLKNTIYNIYRTTQIN
- a CDS encoding class I SAM-dependent methyltransferase: MLKDSQSIDSLLMDGAHASTYPLIANQIIGKFKIKKGVGIDVGAGPASLSIALAKITELDIYSMDISSKMLEIAQESFEKEGLEKRIKTVLGDVHQMPFPDEFADLVFSRGSMFFWKDLTTAFREIYRVLKPGGAGYVGGGFGSATVRKKVKNQFKGKGSEYYKSPPKIHLDSLEIAVFEAGITNYILINDDSGLWVLFKKKLDKCNNTK
- a CDS encoding ABC transporter ATP-binding protein produces the protein MNGIMEMENASFSYSGKEKIFQDINLSINKGEVLCILGPNGTGKTTLIKCLNCLLKLNTGNIFLSGEDIYSFNKTDLARQIGYIPQGHNPVFPFTVLDVVVMGRAPHLSSMSSPSQNDYLIAQESLKKLNMDHMMHNPYTELSGGEKQLVFFARVLAQKPDILLLDEPTSHLDFGNQMRTLKIINKMANGGFTVVMTSHFPDHAFISADKVAIMKDCHIIDYGTPEEVITEENLERAYNIGVKIMDLDHGRKICIPEV
- a CDS encoding ABC transporter ATP-binding protein; the protein is MLSILEIKDAAFSYEDTENIFEDVNLTVAKGDVLCILGPNGCGKTTLIKCLNKIHQLDQGTVYIKGKDIKRIDQREIARNIGYIPQGHVPTFAFTVFDVVLMGRTPHLDFFESLGEKDYIIAENALKKFGLSDLRDKPYTTLSGGEQQLVFFARVIAQEPSILVLDEPTSHLDFGNQLKTLDIISTLADDGLSVIMTSHFPDHAFISSNKVAIMKDKNFMAVGKPDEVINQENMEKAYGIHVEIVDMGNNRRICVPMNTIE
- a CDS encoding iron ABC transporter permease, whose translation is MNGNNRKWLVNVILITLPVILFFVSFMIGRYPLSPIEVLTAIFAKFLPFIQASPTATTIVWEIRLPRIMAALLVGAALSVAGAAFQGTFKNPLVSPDILGVSAGAGFGAAVAILTVGMPLITQLSAFIWGMVAVTLTYVIGRSIKSSQILVMVLSGMAIGSLFGALISLCKYMADPFEKLPQIVYWLMGSVSAANNNEVLIASIPIILGISILLVLRWRLNILAMGDEEAKSMGIETQKLRFIIICCCTMITAAAVSISGIIGWVGLIIPHISRILVGPDHKNLLPATICMGASFLLLVDNISRTILITEVPIGILTAIIGAPFFLYLLRRGYGKWA
- a CDS encoding ABC transporter substrate-binding protein, coding for MEPNNKKILIAAIVIVAVVAVVAGYLSYSGNNVLNGTTQITDMAGRTVQIPTQINTVLATSPPSTNLVYMLAPDKLGGWNSNLTAEQKKYTPEKYQNLSVVGGWYSTFQGNPENFLTQKPDVVIFDKANLGNGTPSIDNMQQMMGSIPVVAMQSSINATNYAPSIQFMGKLLGAESSSNKLIAFYDKSLKTVNNTVSTIPQDQKVRVYYAEGAAGLQTDPEGSPHSQLISICGGVNVANVPIKEGNGMSNVNLEQVLQWNPDLIITNNPQFFKNIYTNSSWQNVKAVQDKKVYLAPTAPQGWFDRPPGVNTIIGIPWTAKVLYPDKFTSFNMTSLTKEFYQDFYHVTLTDDDVKVIMNNQTI
- a CDS encoding FmdE family protein produces the protein MDDITPYLDKGREFHGEVCPGIVMGTRIALAGMRELGMNPDERNRDLIVYVEIDRCMADAVQAVTGISMGHRTLKYKDYGKFAATFLDLSTGKAVRVSAVESQGPPVPQNSDKESAEEPAKQDMKGMVGKLTKVPEEELLLIEEVKVDIGEHDIPGFPKFRAYCEKCGDRVLDRREVIVDGRTLCKACAEGYYYQKI
- a CDS encoding class I SAM-dependent methyltransferase, with amino-acid sequence MESKQEVKGIKNHTKTSKNSNEVDWNDLWNQSLKNLPKKNNPESWDNIAPKFSQWMEKDDYPKKILSRIIIHPNDSVLDIGCGSGAITIPLAQNAKTVIAMDISGKMLEILTEQAEKSGLENINTLNKRIEDVTSEEVGEHDVIVASRSLNGVANIQEELEKINKIAQKYVFITLWGVDNRKFEREMAELLGRESHSHPDYIYVYNILHQMGIYANVEMLECNTRNYYSTLEEALDRLRWRIGDLNEDEESILREYLEKAMIKNPDGTIAFANGKADWVLIWWKKDNAN
- a CDS encoding class I SAM-dependent methyltransferase; amino-acid sequence: MSSDTGLFPSNGHRIQGRSTESFLDARDVISRLDLKGNEVFMDAGCGDGHVAMIAHDMMDDDATIYALDVYPPSIEDMKKDVEEQGISNIIAIQSDVTEKIALDGDTVDICLMVNVFHHFVAHKKADDAINELKKVIKPGGKITVMDYKKMDTGYGPPVKFKSSPEEMEEMFKKHNLEMVKLDTEAGEVLDDGTMSHYLITFQK
- a CDS encoding iron ABC transporter permease — encoded protein: MNLKIIKSLPTMAIVLISLIILFIISFLIGRYPLSPSEVLIALVTGLFHIKTNLSPTIYTVVWDIRMPRIAAAMIVGAALSISGASFQGIFRNPLVSPDILGVSAGAGFGAALAILIGSSPIVIQIMAFLTGLVAVSLTYFLSKSFKGNATLIMVLGGIAIGALFSALTSCIKYVADPYSKLPEIIFWLMGSLATINRQNVVMIIIPIIIGFSVLLMIRWRINLLSMGDEEARTLGVDTERLRIIVILCCTLLTAAAVSISGIIGWVGLVIPHIARIFIGPDHKELIPFSIILGAVFLLSVDDICRTVAPVEIPLGIVTAIIGAPFFIYLLKRGYEGWT